A single Sus scrofa isolate TJ Tabasco breed Duroc unplaced genomic scaffold, Sscrofa11.1 Contig498, whole genome shotgun sequence DNA region contains:
- the LOC100153496 gene encoding olfactory receptor 4M1-like, with the protein MEPANYTSVSEFVLTGLSPTQEVQLVLFVIFLSFYLFILPGNILIICTIRLDPHLTSPMYFLLANLAFLDIWYSSITAPKMLVDFFVERKIISFGGCIAQLFFLHFVGASEMFLLTVMAFDRYAAICCPLHYATIMNQHLCCILVAFSWMGGFIHSIIQVALIVRLPFFGANELDSYLRQVVQIACVNTLLEELVMIFSSGLISVVCFIALLMSSAFLLAMLKKHSGSGESTSRATSTCYSHITIVVLMFGPSIYIYAHPFDSFSLDKVVSVFHTVIFPLLNPIIYTLRNKEVKTAMRKLINRYILCKEK; encoded by the coding sequence atggaaccagcAAATTACACCAGCGTGTCAGAATTTGTTCTCACTGGCCTATCCCCGACTCAGGAGGTGCAACTGGTCCTGTTTGTTATATTTCTGTCCTTCTATTTGTTCATCCTTCCAGGAAATATTCTTATTATTTGCACCATCAGGCTTGACCCCCATCTGACCTCACCCATGTATTTCCTGTTGGCTAATCTGGCCTTCCTTGACATTTGGTACTCCTCCATCACAGCCCCTAAAATGCTCGTAGACTTCTTTGTGGAAAGGAAGATCATTTCCTTTGGGGGGTGCATTGCTCAGCTCTTCTTCCTGCATTTTGTTGGGGCCTCAGAGATGTTTCTGCTCACAGTGATGGCCTTTGATCGCTATGCTGCTATCTGCTGCCCCCTCCACTATGCTACCATCATGAACCAACATCTCTGCTGTATTCTGGTGGCTTTCTCCTGGATGGGGGGCTTCATTCACTCTATAATCCAGGTGGCTCTCATTGTTCGACTTCCCTTCTTTGGGGCCAATGAGTTAGATAGTTACTTAAGGCAGGTTGTCCAGATTGCCTGTGTCAACACCCTCCTGGAGGAGTTAGTGATGATCTTTAGCAGTGGCTTGATCTCTGTGGTGTGTTTCATTGCTCTCCTCAtgtcctctgccttcctcctggcCATGCTCAAGAAACACTCAGGCTCAGGTGAGAGTACGAGCCGGGCCACATCCACCTGCTACTCCCACATAACCATTGTGGTGCTAATGTTTGGGccatccatttacatttatgcTCACCCCTTTGACTCATTTTCCCTAGACAAAGTGGTGTCTGTGTTCCATACTGTGATATTCCCTTTACTTAATCCTATCATCTACACATTGCGAAACAAGGAAGTCAAGACAGCCATGAGGAAGCTGATCAACAGATACATTTTATGTAAAGAGAAGTAA